The following proteins come from a genomic window of Campylobacter concisus:
- a CDS encoding menaquinone biosynthesis family protein, whose product MYAAVKFGWVSSKNLAFTSKALDIETLNEEALKGTYEATAISFALYPKICDEYALLRCAVSFGNGYGPKLIKLKGKQLKRNFKVALSGKNTTNALLFRIAYPEARIVYKNFLEIENAVLSGEVDAGVLIHESILNFSGELCVEREIWDIWSELNGENLPLPLGGMALRRSLPITDAIECERVLSEAVRIATSHKPFLSHMLMERNLIRVGKEDLKAYLNLYANDESISMNETQLKALNKLYQIGYDKGFFEKPIDVNDYLIPTEYNEVRFS is encoded by the coding sequence ATGTATGCCGCGGTCAAATTTGGCTGGGTTAGCAGTAAAAATTTAGCCTTCACATCAAAGGCACTTGATATAGAAACACTAAACGAAGAGGCGCTAAAAGGTACTTATGAGGCCACAGCAATCAGCTTTGCACTCTATCCAAAAATTTGCGACGAGTATGCACTTTTACGCTGCGCCGTGAGCTTTGGCAATGGATATGGCCCAAAGCTTATCAAGCTAAAAGGCAAGCAGCTAAAGCGAAATTTCAAGGTCGCACTCTCTGGCAAAAACACGACAAATGCACTGCTCTTTCGCATAGCCTACCCAGAGGCAAGGATCGTTTATAAAAATTTCCTTGAGATCGAAAATGCTGTACTTAGCGGCGAAGTCGATGCTGGCGTGCTCATACATGAAAGTATCTTAAATTTCTCAGGCGAGCTCTGCGTAGAGCGTGAAATTTGGGACATCTGGAGCGAGCTAAACGGCGAAAATTTACCACTTCCACTTGGTGGCATGGCGCTTAGACGAAGCCTGCCCATAACCGACGCGATCGAGTGCGAGAGAGTGCTTAGCGAGGCTGTCAGGATCGCCACTTCGCACAAGCCATTTTTATCTCACATGCTAATGGAGCGAAACCTCATCAGAGTTGGCAAAGAGGATCTTAAAGCGTATCTAAATTTATACGCAAATGACGAGTCAATAAGCATGAACGAAACGCAGCTAAAAGCGCTAAATAAGCTCTATCAAATAGGCTATGACAAAGGCTTTTTTGAAAAGCCAATCGACGTAAACGACTACCTAATCCCAACTGAATACAACGAAGTAAGGTTTAGCTGA
- the fliQ gene encoding flagellar biosynthesis protein FliQ, with product MMQSTLVSLGVETFKIALYISLPMLLSGLIAGLIISIFQATTQINETTLSFVPKILLVVVVIIFLMPWMISMMVEFTTRMFEFIPEFIQ from the coding sequence CTGATGCAAAGTACGCTTGTCTCGCTTGGAGTTGAAACCTTTAAGATCGCCCTTTACATCAGCCTTCCGATGCTGCTAAGCGGCCTAATCGCAGGTCTTATCATCTCCATTTTTCAAGCGACCACACAGATAAACGAAACCACGCTAAGCTTTGTGCCAAAAATTTTGCTAGTCGTCGTTGTTATCATATTTTTGATGCCTTGGATGATCTCGATGATGGTTGAATTTACCACTCGCATGTTTGAGTTTATACCGGAATTTATCCAGTGA